The DNA window ATTTGACTAGACTTAGATTTGATGTGAAAACACACTCTCGCGCCAGTCGAAGACATGATGTTCCTGATCTCACTGTCACAATAGGAAAAATGCTCAGTATTGCTAGATAAATTGAGATTTCGCTGTCGTTTAAAATTTGACCTATCGATAACTTTGTTCTGGTGCCAATAAAAGGCCACTCATCAAGCTAAAATGATGCGACCAAATGTTTTGTAttgaatcaatataaatcgcCCTTTTGACTGTCGCTCTAAAGAcagaaagagggagaggagaatgagaagaaaaaggaaaatgagaagaagtagtttttcaaaaaacCGAAAAAGAGTTGAAAGATCCGAAAAGGAGGTTTAAAATAGCAAAAATTCAGGAAATGAAGTCCTAATGTTACAATTTTACGGTCGAAACTACACTCCATCGACACTGCTGCGCAAACAAAGCGATTTATCAAGACCACAGATTCAGCACAGCTCATCGGGAGGAGCCGCTTGTTCTTAAATTGTTGAAGTTAACGACCATGTTTAAAGACATGTATATGGTTTCTCGCTTCGTAGATATGGATTCACATTTCTAACATGTGAGCAAATTGTTTATTACACTCGCTTTGTATACACACCCACGCGAcgttattattattgttatggCAGTTTAGGTATTTATCTTACCACTAGTAGTACTCCTGACCTATCGTAGCAGCccatataatataaaagaaagaaaaatacaaTGCCGAATGCCCTTCTACTGATTAATTACATAAGTCATTCAGTGTACTCAACTAACAAATTTGGGACCATACACCACGCACCACTTAATGCATATTCACTCCCGTATTACATAGGAATATAgattcaaacaacaacacTGCCTTCAGAAACAGACAGAGATGGATGGTACCACGGTCACGCTTCTGCGTGCTCCAATTCCGAAAAGATCTCAGCCATCGTTGCTGACGTTCCCGGTGTGAGTTTCGATAAATGCAAAACATTTTTTCTGCTCTTTGAACTTATTTTGAGTGGTGAAGTAAGAAATTAATGATGGAGTACTTTTAGCCGTCTAGGTGGATGATGGCAGTGGAGAGGCTGGTGAATCTTTGAGAGATGCTTTATTATTGCGAACAATTGCCTCGACGTCATTGTTCTGGCGTGATAGAATGCTTGAAATTGTCAAAatacccccccccccaaaaacacTTGTTTGGAAATAGCGATCTATGTTGCAAATAATGGAGAATAACTCTTGATCTATGCTTAACGCCGTTTCGTATTGTACGTGGACGCAAAGGGCCAGAAATAAAATAACAGATTCGTTCACACTTCAAAATGTCATCTACGGCTGCTAGGCCTGTCTCTATTTCCAGAAAATTCGCAGTCAATACAATATGAACTTTTAACATCTGAATCGGCTTTCAGTGCTTCCCAATTGCAGACTGCTGCTTGACTGGTGAAGCATAGCACGATGTCTCACGAAAGCAAGCATAATTTGTTGAAACGTAAAACATTATAACATTGATAGTCATGGTTTTCACTTAAACATCTTTGATAAACGGGTATCGTAATACAGTCCAACTCCATAAAATTACCATTACTCCTCGAAGAAACCTCCATCGCTAACATTACCATCTTGAGCTTCATCCGCTCTTGCTCCTTCCACGGCCCCAAATGCTTGGTTTTTAGAAAATCCAGTAGATTTGTTCTTTGCGATCTTTGTGGCCCTAGAGTCTTTAACCCCGCGCTGAGCTCTTCTCTGGCGTCGATTCATTCCGGTAGTGTCGATAGCTGGGGCTTGCTCAACAGGCTTTGGTTTTGGTATTGACTTGGGTTTCACAAGCTTTCTTTCTGGAAGTCTGACAGGCTTTGTAGTCGAAACGGTGGCCTCTGGTTTTCTATTCCGTAATCGATCAAGAGTTCCTTCTTCCATGCACTTTTCGACCTCCTTCCACATTGGAGGTTTTTCCTTAGTCGCTTTAACTTCTGCATCCTCTCCAGAGCCCTTTGGTGGATAAAGACTAATATATGTTTCACTTAGAGGGTGGTATTGAGTATAATTGAGATCTACCTCGAGAATGTGCATTTCATCCTTCAATTGCTCAACTTCCTCGGTAGATTCGGAGTCCAGAAGACGTTTTCGGAGCTTCTTTAATTGCCTGGTAGCCTTTTGACGCTCTATAACTCAGAATTAGTCTGTTGGAAAACAAATCCCGTGCTGACGGAGTAACATACCAAAGAACCTGACCATATGGTATTTCTTGATCATTTTTTGCCTAATTTTCTCGGCTTCTGCAGAGGCCAATTCCTGTTGGTATGCAGCAAGAGCTCGCTCATCCTCCACGCGCACATCTGCAGGAAGATCCTGCGCCCTTTCAAGCTTCCTTGTGATGTctcttatcttcttctttatgGTGTTAACACTGGAAGCATGTGCTTGTTTTTTGTTGAATGCAGGTTCTGACTTTCGCTTTTTCGCAGGTTTTGGCTCATCACCATAAACTTGGACTTGTCTAGATGGATGCACCACTTCTGGGGCATCAGAATCCGAAAGTTTGCGCTTTGGTGCcatgatgttgttgaattgataaaaaattgattcaaaGCTGAATTTGTTGTAGTTGCTCAGCCTTGTCAAATTTGTTAAACttacaaaatattatttcctCCACACCCAAGCCCACTTCAAAACAACATGGAACAACATTAATCCGAGAGAGCACGAGCCAGCAAACAATACAATGGCAGACAGCTTGTAAGTACTTTGGTTTCCTTTTGATAATTACTACTATCTCTTAACTCTTCTCACGTgcagaaattgaagagatcaAATTCAGTTCAGATCCATATCTCACTGTTTCATTGTGTATGGCGAGAGAGAAAATT is part of the Botrytis cinerea B05.10 chromosome 10, complete sequence genome and encodes:
- the Bcefg1 gene encoding Bcefg1, which produces MAPKRKLSDSDAPEVVHPSRQVQVYGDEPKPAKKRKSEPAFNKKQAHASSVNTIKKKIRDITRKLERAQDLPADVRVEDERALAAYQQELASAEAEKIRQKMIKKYHMVRFFERQKATRQLKKLRKRLLDSESTEEVEQLKDEMHILEVDLNYTQYHPLSETYISLYPPKGSGEDAEVKATKEKPPMWKEVEKCMEEGTLDRLRNRKPEATVSTTKPVRLPERKLVKPKSIPKPKPVEQAPAIDTTGMNRRQRRAQRGVKDSRATKIAKNKSTGFSKNQAFGAVEGARADEAQDGNVSDGGFFEE